CCTTCGTGACGTCCGCGGACCAGGCGGCGAGGCGGTCCATGAGAGGCCCTTCGCCGTCGAGGACGTGGCGGGTGAACGCGGTGCGCTCGTGGGCGAGCACGGCCGCCTCCCAGACGCAGGGGGCGAGGCCGGTGCGCCCGGGCCGCAGCAGTTCCGGGTGGCCCACGGGTCCGGTGAAGACCGCGAGGTCGGACATGTGGCCCTCGATCCAGGTGTGGACGAGGACGTAGTCCCCGTCTCCCCCGGCGTGCAGCAGGACGACGGCGAGGCCGAGCGAGCCCCGGACGGCGCCGAGCGCCAGATGGGCGTCGACGAGCGGCATGACCGCGGCGACGTCCCGCTCCGTCACCGCGCGCCCCGGCGCCTCGATGGCGTACGTCTTGACGAGGTGACCGCCGTGCTCGCCGCTGCCCAACGGGCGTACCACGCGCGCATGGTGGCCGTCGGCGAGGGCGAGGAGCGCGCCCTGGTCGACGGCCACCGGGAGGGCCGATGCTGCGGTTGTGTTCTCGGTGCGATCGGACATGGCCCCATCATGCAGGGCCAAGGGGTCAGGCGTCCGCCCTGTTCTGTCCGCGCCGGGGCGAGAGGAACAGCGCGGCCAGTGCCGAACCCGCCGCCACCAGCAGGGAGTTGACGAGTACGGCCGTGGAGACTCCGGACAGGACCGCGTGCGGGCCGGTCGCCCCGCCCACGCGGGCCGTGGCGATCGCGCTCATCACCGGGATGCCCAGGGTGATGCCGACCTGCTGGGTCATGGTCGCGAGGCCGGTGGCGAGGCCCTGCTCCTCGTCGGGCAGTCCGGACGTGGCCGTCACCATGAAGCCGACGATCACCAGCATGTTGCCGACGCCCCCGACGAACGTGGCCGCGAGGAGCAGCCAGATCCAGGCCCCCGACGTGCCGAGCGCCACCAGGGCGAGCGTGGCGGCGGCCTGGACGGCGCCGCCGACGACGATCGTGGTCCGGTTGCCGAGGCGTCCGACGGCTCGGCCGCCGAGCGTGCCGCCGATCACGGTGCCGAGCCCGAGGACCCCGAAGGCGAGGCCCGTGGCGAGCGGCGAGTAGCCGAGGACTTCCTGGAGGTAGAGCGTGAGCAGGAAGACGAGGGACGTCTCGGTGACGAAGGCGATGAGCCCTGCCGCGTTGCCCCAGATCACGGTGCGCCGCCTGAGGATGTGGAGCGGGACGAGGGGCGCGGCGGCCCCCTTCTCGACGAACACGAAGGCGACGAGGAGCGCGGCGCCCGCGAGCAGCGCGGCCAGGGTCGCGGGGGCGCCCCAGCCGGTCTCGCCGGCCTGCGTGAGCCCGTAGACGAGGAGCAGGAGCCCGCCGGTGACGGCCGCGGCGCCGGGTACGTCGAGGCGCGGGCGCCGGTCCGGGCGCGAGTCGGTGATGACGGACGGGGCGAGGACGAGGACGAGCGCCGCGACGGGGACGTTGACGAAGAACGCCCAGCGCCAGGAGAGCAGGTCGGTGAGAAGGCCGCCGAGGATGGCGCCCGCGGTGAAACCGGCGGACATCAGGGCTCCGTTGAGGCCGAGGGCGCGTTCACGCAGCGGCCCCTCCTTGAAGGCGGTGGTCAGGAGGGCGAGACCGGCCGGGGTGACGGCAGCGGTCGCAAGCCCCTGCAACACCCTTGCCGTGAGCAGGACTTCGGGTGAGGTGGCGAGGCCGCCCAGGAGGGAGGAGGCGCCGAGGACCGCCATACCGGCGAGGAACAGCCGCTTGCGGCCCACCAGGTCGGCGACGCGGCCGAAGAGGAGCGTGAACCCGGCGGCGGCGAGCGCGAACGCCGTGGCGATCCACTGGAGATGGGAGAGCGAGAAGCCGAGCCCCTCGCCGACGACGGGCAGCGCGACGTTCAGGATCGAGAAGTCCACGGCGATCATGAACTGGGCGCCGAGGAGGAGGGTGAGGACGAGCTTCTGGCGGGCCGTCATGCGCGGGGGTGGTGCGACGGCAGGTGCGGGGGCGGTCTGCGTGGGCGCCGACATGAGGCACTCCTTAAATGGCTCTGCGTTCCCGTTAAGGCGCGCCAAACGTAGCAGAGTGGAGGACCTTAAGGGAACTGCAGTTCCGTTATCTGTCGGCGAGCACCGCTCGCACGTTGTCCCGCACCGTCTCCTGGTCCCGGCGCGCCGCCTCGTACGCGGACCTGTGACGCCCAAGGTCCGCCCGCTGCCGCTCGGACAGCACGGACCACCACACCCCGGCGGTGTTGTGCCCGCGCTTGCACTCGACATCGGCGACGGCCGTGCCCCGCTCACGCCGCGTACGCGCCGTGTTGCCGCCGCTGTCGCGCTTCCACGCCTTGTCGCGGAAGGCGTCATCGGGGGTGCCGTACCGCTTGAACCCCTTGTCCACGACGCACTGCGACCAGACCTTGAGCACGCGCCGCATCCGCCGGTCCTTCACGGCCGCCTTCTCCAGGACGATCTCCCGCTGCGGGACGTACCCCCACGTGCGGCGCAGGTCCCGCACACCGCGGTAGAGGCGCTTGTCCGCGCGGCCGAGGCAGCCCTCCTCGGGGACGCGCTTGCCGAGGACCGTCGGCTTCCCGCCCGTGCGGTGCCCCCAGTAGACGTGGGACTCCTCGACCGTCATACGGCGGCCCTCGGGCTCGATCCGTACGTCCCGTTGCGGGTCCCAGCCGTACCCCCAGCGCCGCGCCTTCTCCAGGTCGAGCTGCCCATCGAGATCCTGGGACACGGCCACCATGGCCAATCCGCCGGGATTCGGGTTCTTCGGGTCGCGCGGGAAGTCGGCGAAGCCGAAGTCGCGCATGCACCGCTGAGCGAGGAGCTTCTGGGCGCGCTTGAGCGTGCCGAAGGCCCCGTCGTCCTC
The DNA window shown above is from Streptomyces sp. NBC_01445 and carries:
- a CDS encoding MFS transporter produces the protein MSAPTQTAPAPAVAPPPRMTARQKLVLTLLLGAQFMIAVDFSILNVALPVVGEGLGFSLSHLQWIATAFALAAAGFTLLFGRVADLVGRKRLFLAGMAVLGASSLLGGLATSPEVLLTARVLQGLATAAVTPAGLALLTTAFKEGPLRERALGLNGALMSAGFTAGAILGGLLTDLLSWRWAFFVNVPVAALVLVLAPSVITDSRPDRRPRLDVPGAAAVTGGLLLLVYGLTQAGETGWGAPATLAALLAGAALLVAFVFVEKGAAAPLVPLHILRRRTVIWGNAAGLIAFVTETSLVFLLTLYLQEVLGYSPLATGLAFGVLGLGTVIGGTLGGRAVGRLGNRTTIVVGGAVQAAATLALVALGTSGAWIWLLLAATFVGGVGNMLVIVGFMVTATSGLPDEEQGLATGLATMTQQVGITLGIPVMSAIATARVGGATGPHAVLSGVSTAVLVNSLLVAAGSALAALFLSPRRGQNRADA